A DNA window from Corynebacterium ciconiae DSM 44920 contains the following coding sequences:
- the treZ gene encoding malto-oligosyltrehalose trehalohydrolase, whose translation MKTFSVWAPYAEAVSLLLHPGGDSSRERIIDLERDPDRADVFTTAEVRPCPGDRYGFLLEKSSEDSAGGVDKHGPFPDPRSQSQPDGVHGLSAVVDHEYPWGDQAWTGRSLPGQVLYELHVGTFSPEGTFDGVIEKLDHLVDLGVTAIELMPVQPFGGNRNWGYDGVSLHAVHAGYGGPEGLKRLVDAAHRRGIAVVLDCVYNHFGPEGNYVGAFGPYTSGGSTGWGEVVNLNGEDSDEVRLYVLDAIEQWLRDYHIDGVRLDAVQALNDPGAVPILEEISEVARRVEAETGISRFMIAESDQNDPRLVTSKEAGGYGLDAQWIDDIHHALHALVTGEQHTYYTDFGDTATLANALEEVFVHTRWHSTFRRKRHGRHLHTDVIPANRFVTYTTTHDQVGNRCQGDRPSQNLSPVQQVLKAATIYLSPYTPMLFQGEEFGATTPFQFFVSHGDQELLRLTAEGRLREFASAGWDPEDVPNPAEEETFLRSRLDWDFDATQQSILEAYRTLLRLRRSCGLADPWLEHMQVSHDEQWVAMDRGDYIFVGNYSAHKTRVPFGGTLVYSFTSPTVSDTHTDLGPWEFALITTKPTTT comes from the coding sequence ATGAAAACTTTTAGTGTATGGGCCCCCTACGCAGAGGCAGTGTCTCTTCTTCTCCACCCCGGTGGTGATTCTTCACGCGAGCGCATCATCGACTTGGAGCGCGATCCTGACCGCGCGGATGTCTTCACTACCGCGGAGGTTCGCCCATGCCCGGGGGATCGTTATGGTTTTCTGCTTGAAAAAAGCAGTGAGGATTCGGCAGGTGGCGTCGACAAGCATGGGCCGTTTCCCGATCCACGCTCTCAATCCCAGCCCGATGGGGTGCATGGGCTCAGCGCCGTGGTGGATCATGAATATCCGTGGGGCGACCAGGCGTGGACTGGTCGCAGCTTGCCGGGCCAGGTGCTCTACGAGCTGCATGTGGGCACCTTTAGCCCCGAGGGCACCTTCGATGGAGTGATTGAAAAACTCGATCACCTTGTCGATCTCGGGGTGACGGCGATCGAGCTCATGCCCGTGCAGCCTTTCGGCGGGAACCGTAACTGGGGCTATGACGGCGTGTCGCTGCACGCGGTCCACGCCGGCTATGGCGGCCCCGAAGGACTTAAGAGGCTTGTCGACGCCGCCCACCGCCGAGGTATCGCCGTGGTGCTCGACTGCGTGTACAACCACTTCGGCCCAGAGGGCAATTATGTAGGAGCCTTTGGCCCCTACACCTCGGGCGGATCCACCGGCTGGGGTGAGGTAGTCAATCTCAACGGCGAAGACTCCGACGAGGTGCGGCTGTATGTGCTCGACGCTATCGAGCAGTGGTTGCGGGACTACCACATCGACGGGGTGCGGCTCGACGCAGTGCAGGCTCTCAACGATCCCGGCGCAGTTCCCATTTTGGAGGAAATCTCCGAAGTGGCCCGCCGTGTGGAAGCCGAAACCGGAATTTCAAGGTTCATGATCGCAGAGTCGGACCAAAACGATCCTAGGCTGGTGACTTCGAAGGAGGCCGGCGGCTACGGGCTTGATGCGCAGTGGATTGATGATATTCACCACGCTCTGCACGCCCTCGTCACCGGTGAACAGCACACCTACTACACCGATTTTGGTGACACAGCCACCCTGGCGAATGCTCTTGAGGAAGTCTTTGTACACACCCGCTGGCACTCGACCTTCCGCCGCAAGCGCCATGGCCGTCACCTCCACACCGATGTGATTCCGGCAAACCGTTTTGTCACCTACACCACCACCCACGACCAGGTGGGCAACCGATGCCAAGGTGACCGGCCTAGCCAGAACCTCAGCCCTGTCCAACAGGTGTTGAAAGCCGCCACTATCTATCTTTCGCCCTACACCCCGATGCTCTTCCAAGGGGAAGAGTTCGGCGCAACCACCCCCTTCCAGTTCTTTGTATCCCACGGGGATCAAGAACTGCTGCGGCTGACCGCCGAAGGCCGTCTGCGAGAATTCGCCAGCGCTGGATGGGACCCCGAGGATGTACCGAACCCCGCGGAAGAAGAGACCTTCCTGCGCTCACGATTGGATTGGGATTTCGATGCCACCCAACAAAGCATCCTTGAGGCCTATCGCACCCTGCTGCGCCTGCGCCGTTCCTGCGGACTTGCCGATCCGTGGCTCGAGCACATGCAAGTCAGCCACGACGAGCAGTGGGTGGCCATGGACCGCGGCGACTACATCTTCGTGGGCAACTACTCCGCGCACAAGACCCGTGTGCCCTTCGGCGGCACACTCGTCTACTCCTTCACCTCCCCGACAGTAAGCGATACCCACACCGACCTCGGCCCTTGGGAATTCGCCCTGATCACAACCAAGCCGACTACCACATAG
- a CDS encoding RNA-binding S4 domain-containing protein — protein MTAPSSEPVRIDAWIWAVRIVKTRTLAGATCKAGHVKINGSTAKPSQLVAPGDRVSVWVEHRNLELEVTHTLKKRVSAAVARTCYVDHSPPPPPREILASQPRRDRGAGRPTKKERRQLDRLRGRGEEL, from the coding sequence GTGACGGCACCTAGTAGCGAACCGGTGCGGATCGACGCCTGGATCTGGGCTGTGCGTATCGTCAAAACTCGCACTCTTGCCGGGGCTACCTGCAAGGCCGGGCATGTAAAGATCAACGGCAGCACCGCGAAGCCCTCCCAACTCGTCGCGCCGGGTGACCGTGTGAGCGTGTGGGTCGAGCATCGCAACCTCGAACTCGAGGTGACACATACCCTCAAAAAGCGCGTGAGTGCTGCGGTCGCACGTACCTGCTACGTGGATCACTCTCCGCCGCCTCCGCCGCGCGAAATCCTTGCCTCCCAGCCGCGGCGGGACCGCGGAGCGGGCCGGCCGACGAAGAAGGAACGCCGCCAGCTAGACCGGCTGCGCGGCCGTGGCGAGGAACTCTAG
- a CDS encoding GTP pyrophosphokinase: protein MSTEAVHEGEYVHAPAHISALNDTYVQWCAHHPDASERFQDVIEDLLTDGGITYDRVVARVKQWPSLEAKAYKRDDEGAWVYPEPWDDIHDILGVRVTTFHSTEIPIVIDLLGGHFDVLRSVDKTAQTRVSGSFGYGSHHLVVRVPADHDELGDFEGLTFEVQLRTVLQHAWAEFEHDIRYKASGASVDPRVDRAFTLAAGLIELADQQFDQIASIQNPSPDPGDDVSLTAITLPGVLAILLGSEFPRSKSEHYPWLEELLKRNGVTTVAELKELVTAPAIARLRRRLGYRFQPSQVRIVDDLLLDRFGEQHIARTDSTGNRAAQRPQRLARRLKRLRRDKR, encoded by the coding sequence GTGAGTACCGAAGCGGTTCACGAGGGCGAGTATGTGCATGCCCCGGCGCACATCTCCGCCCTCAACGACACCTATGTGCAGTGGTGTGCTCACCACCCCGACGCTAGTGAGCGCTTCCAAGATGTGATTGAAGATCTCCTCACCGACGGCGGAATCACCTACGACCGAGTGGTGGCTCGCGTGAAGCAATGGCCCTCGCTCGAGGCGAAGGCCTACAAGCGAGACGACGAGGGTGCGTGGGTGTATCCGGAGCCGTGGGATGATATTCACGATATTCTCGGCGTGCGCGTAACCACGTTCCACTCCACCGAGATCCCCATTGTGATTGATTTGCTCGGCGGGCATTTCGATGTTTTGCGCTCGGTAGATAAAACCGCCCAAACCCGAGTTAGCGGTAGCTTCGGCTACGGCAGCCACCACCTGGTGGTGCGGGTGCCGGCCGATCATGACGAGTTGGGAGACTTCGAGGGCCTGACCTTCGAGGTGCAGCTGCGCACTGTGCTCCAGCACGCCTGGGCGGAGTTCGAGCACGATATTCGCTATAAAGCCTCTGGCGCCAGTGTAGATCCGCGGGTCGATCGCGCCTTCACCTTGGCTGCTGGGTTGATCGAGCTGGCAGACCAGCAATTCGACCAAATCGCGAGTATCCAAAACCCCTCCCCGGATCCTGGCGACGATGTGTCTCTCACCGCCATCACTCTGCCCGGTGTGCTCGCTATTTTGTTGGGCTCGGAGTTTCCCCGTTCGAAATCCGAGCACTACCCCTGGCTCGAGGAGCTGCTCAAGCGCAACGGGGTCACCACCGTCGCTGAGCTCAAGGAGTTGGTGACAGCGCCGGCGATTGCGCGTCTGCGACGCCGGCTCGGCTACCGCTTCCAGCCGAGCCAAGTGCGCATCGTGGATGATCTGCTGCTGGACCGCTTCGGTGAACAGCACATCGCCCGTACAGACTCCACCGGCAACCGCGCTGCCCAGCGTCCTCAACGTCTGGCCCGACGCTTGAAGCGCCTGCGCCGCGATAAGCGCTAG
- a CDS encoding IMPACT family protein codes for MYQLPAESIDAPAVAEFEEKRSRFIGLIARASSEDEARAFIAQCVSAYPDARHHCHAFILHQEGAQPIERSSDDGEPSGTAGMPMLDVVRGSGLLNVVAVVVRYFGGIKLGTGGLVRAYGHAVQLAVEQVSVVDRAKRLLLRLELDHASAGKIESELRHPHGFELAVLEPDYTARGVVLTLAVDPADEERATALISQLSGGTASVSRGGEMWVDTPRKR; via the coding sequence ATGTACCAGCTACCAGCAGAGAGCATCGACGCGCCGGCGGTGGCGGAATTTGAGGAAAAACGCTCCCGATTTATCGGCCTGATCGCCCGGGCCAGTAGCGAGGACGAAGCCCGCGCGTTCATCGCGCAATGTGTCTCGGCCTATCCAGATGCCCGCCACCACTGCCACGCCTTCATCCTGCACCAGGAGGGGGCACAACCAATAGAGCGGTCCAGCGATGACGGTGAGCCATCTGGGACCGCCGGTATGCCGATGCTCGATGTTGTGCGGGGCAGCGGATTGCTCAATGTTGTTGCCGTCGTGGTGCGCTATTTCGGGGGAATCAAACTTGGCACCGGCGGGTTGGTACGCGCCTATGGGCATGCGGTACAGCTGGCGGTGGAACAGGTCAGCGTGGTCGATCGCGCCAAGCGGCTGCTGCTTCGCCTTGAGTTGGACCACGCCAGCGCGGGCAAAATTGAGTCCGAATTGCGCCACCCGCACGGCTTTGAATTAGCAGTATTAGAGCCGGACTACACTGCCCGCGGTGTAGTGCTCACCCTCGCCGTAGACCCTGCCGATGAAGAACGCGCCACGGCACTAATTTCCCAACTCAGCGGTGGCACCGCGAGCGTTAGCAGAGGCGGGGAGATGTGGGTAGACACCCCACGGAAGAGGTAG